One window of the Trifolium pratense cultivar HEN17-A07 linkage group LG2, ARS_RC_1.1, whole genome shotgun sequence genome contains the following:
- the LOC123906593 gene encoding F-box/FBD/LRR-repeat protein At5g53840-like, which yields MEEFEEDRLSSLPKIILHCILSKLPEKDAARTSVLSKVWLDTWYTFPILSFSNKNIMGRSSSKSQPTNYKHIFDVRMRKRFCDNVKRSILRFHDQSLAIKEFKLKVELYKLVDNLKDVDIWLKLACECGVEVINYSLDVLVGQDQYHVLPICVIEAKSIKKLVLKGYIKIDPTFMNHSIKFTSLRVLSLWSVLLGDRHTINHLISFCPLIESIYLSYCYVLSSDDGTMEKKKSLSISGLQKLKRVDTFGIQDVSIDSGSLETLCYHCPINFNTPLKIDFDRCGNLKELWMWSVNGTFFTYKWFLEQLPKFPFLESLMLNNCKMPERIDISCVRLKVLELSHCSNLKEINIDAPNLLSCGYKGSGASLPTICFLRNSSRPEVNIQVDYVDLCNLREFMQNINPNNVLTSLALSISNSSNVVASLVSFPPPSIKHLTISYVPQNKYLFSSVVHILLASCCPATISLSIDMSGKEFIEFFYETLMRRKEGECFCSFHDTKCWWHDLKDVKVTRRSMKMDENVDFKTILESLTTFESIIFRLDF from the exons ATGGAGGAGTTTGAGGAAGATCGATTATCAAGTCTGCCAAAAATAATTCTTCATTGCATTCTGTCAAAGTTGCCGGAGAAAGATGCCGCTAGGACAAGCGTCTTGTCCAAGGTTTGGTTAGACACATGGTATACTTTTCCCATTTTATCTTTCTCTAATAAAAATATCATGGGAAGGTCTTCGTCAAAATCACAACCAACGAACTATAAACATATATTTGATGTAAGGATGAGAAAAAGATTTTGTGATAATGTGAAAAGGAGTATCCTAAGATTTCATGATCAAAGCTTGGCTATCAAAGAATTTAAGCTCAAGGTCGAGCTTTATAAGCTTGTCGACAATTTAAAGGATGTTGATATTTGGTTGAAATTGGCTTGTGAATGTGGTGTTGAGGTAATAAACTATTCCTTAGATGTATTAGTAGGTCAGGACCAATACCATGTCTTGCCAATTTGTGTCATTGAAGCCAAATCAATTAAGAAGTTGGTGTTAAAGGGGTATATCAAGATTGATCCAACATTCATGAATCATTCAATCAAGTTTACCTCATTGAGAGTATTGTCATTGTGGTCTGTACTTTTGGGAGATCGACATACAATTAACCACCTCATTTCGTTTTGTCCACTGATTGAATCTATATATTTAAGTTATTGTTATGTGTTAAGCTCTGATGATGGTACAATGGAAAAGAAGAAGTCTTTGAGCATCAGTGGTCTACAAAAGCTCAAGAGAGTTGATACTTTTGGAATACAAGATGTTTCTATTGATTCCGGGAGTCTTGAGACTTTATGTTATCATTGTCCTATTAATTTCAACACACCATTAAAGATTGATTTTGATAGGTGCGGAAATTTGAAAGAGTTATGGATGTGGTCTGTGAATGGTACTTTTTTTACATACAAGTGGTTTCTTGAACAGCTTCCAAAATTTCCTTTTCTTGAGAGTTTGATGTTAAACAATTGCAAAATGCCAGAGAGGATTGATATTTCGTGTGTTCGACTTAAAGTGTTGGAGTTATCACATTGCTCTAATTTGAAGGAGATTAATATTGATGCTCCAAATTTATTGTCATGTGGATATAAAGGTAGTGGTGCTTCATTACCTACTATTTGTTTTTTGAGAAATTCTAGTCGACCAGAAGTCAATATACAAGTTGATTATGTGGATCTTTGTAACTTGAGGGAATTCATGCAAAACATCAACCCTAACAATGTTTTGACTTCATTAGCTCTATCCATCAGTAACTCGTCAAATGTG GTTGCCTCGCTTGTTTCATTCCCTCCACCAAGCATCAAACACTTGACCATATCCTATGTTCCTCAGAATAAATATTTGTTCTCATCTGTTGTACACATCTTACTTGCAAGCTGTTGTCCAGCAACTATTTCTTTAAGTATCGATATGAGCGGCAAAGAATTCATTGAG TTTTTCTACGAGACGTTAATGAGAAGAAAAGAGGGAGAATGCTTTTGCAGTTTTCATGATACTAAGTGTTGGTGGCATGATTTG